The sequence GCAATTCCCGTACAGGGAAATATTTAATATTTCCCCTGAAGGTCATCCCGCATACGAATCGATGGTTTATTACGATAAATTGCGTTATAGACTGATGCCTTATATTTATTCTCTTGCGGGGATGGTTACTTTCGAAGATTATACGATTATGCGCGCTTTGATACTCGACTTCCCGAACGATAATAAGGTCTACGATATTTCAGACCAGTATATGTTCGGTCCCGCCTTTTTGGTTAATCCCGTTACCGACTACAAAGCGCGTTCGAGAAAAGTTTATCTTCCCGAAGGAGCCGAATGGTACGATTTCTATACGGGTAAAAAATATCCGGGTGGAAAAACAATTTCGGCGGACGCCCCTTACGAACGTATTCCGTTATTCGTAAAAGCGGGCTCCATTGTGCCTTTTGGACCCGGCATTCAATATACCGGACAAAAACAAGCCGACACTCTTATGCTGTTTGTTTATTCGGGCAAAGACGGTTCTTTTGTGCTTTATGAAGACGAAGGAACAAATTATAATTATGAAGAAGGACTTTATTCGACCATCGAATTCAAATACAAAGACTCCGACCGAGAACTGGTTATAGGCGAAAGAAAAGGCGAATTTCCCGGAATGCTTTCCGAAAGAATAATCAATGTCGTTTTTATAAGCCCCGATTCGCCGAGACCGTTTGATTTTAATATCAAGCCTGACCGCGCTGTAAATTATAACGGCAAAGAAGTTAAAATAAAATTGTAAGAGGGTCATGATGAAATTAGGAATCGTCAAATTTTTTATCGTTTTGAGCTTTATGGCGGGAGCGATTTCCGCTCAATCTTTGGAAATTAGACAAGTCGAAAATTTTTGCGAAGACTGGAAATTTCATTTGGGCGATATAACCAACGGCAACGATCCCGCTCTTAACGATTCTGAATGGCGGGCGTTAAACTTGCCTCACGATTGGAGCATCGAAGGCAAATTCGACGAAAATAATCCGGCAACCGTCGGAGGCGGAGCTTTGCCCGGAGGCGTCGGTTGGTACAGAAAAAAATTTAGTGTGCCTTCTTCTTATTCGGGCAAACGCGTCTTCGTCGAATTCGACGGAATTTATATGAACAGTCAAGTCTGGATTAACGGAGTTTATCTGGGCAACAGACCGAACGGATATATTTCTTTCAGGTATGAATTAACCGGTTATCTTAAATACGGAGAAAAAAACCTCCTTGCTGTAAAAGTCGACAATTCGAAACAACCTAATTCGAGATGGTACAGCGGATCCGGCATATATCGCAACGCGAGGTTAATTGTTACTAATCCCGTTTATGTCGACCAATGGGGAACATACATAACAACGCCTCTTGTATCCGATTCCGTTTCGGAAATTAATCTTGAAATTTCTCTTCGTAACTCCAATGAAAAAGATGCTTTGGTCAATGTTAAAACCGTAATTTACGACCCCGACATGAAACAAATTGCAGCCTTGGAATCGAAAACCGAAATTCTTGCCGGCGGAAATAAAAAAGTTGTACAGAAATTAAAAGTAGAAAAACCAATGCTATGGTCGATAGATAATCCGTATTTGTATAAAGCATATACTGCGATATATGAAAACGGAACGGCTCTTGACGATTACATAACTCCGTTCGGAATAAGAACGATTAATTTTGACGCGGAGAAAGGATTCTTTCTCAACGGAGAATATATCAAAATAAAGGGCGTATGTAATCATCACGATTTGGGAGCGCTCGGCGCCGCAGTGAACAAAAGAGCTATCGAAAGACAGCTCGAAATCCTCAAGAGAATGGGAGTAAATGCAATAAGAACATCTCACAACCCGCCGGCTCCCGAACTGCTCGATTTGTGCGACAAAATGGGATTCCTCGTCATGGACGAAGCCTTCGATATATGGAAAAAAAAGAAAAGCGAATATGACTATGCGCTCTACTGGGACGCATGGCATAAGAAAGACCTTGAAGATATGATATTGAGGGACAGAAATCACCCGAGTATCATTTTGTGGAGCATTGGCAACGAAGTGCTCGAACAGTGGGACCAGGAAGATTCGCTGGGTATCAAAATTACGCAGGAACTCGCATCGATAGTAAAAAAACTCGATACAACGCGTCCGATAACGGCTGCGTGTAACGGTACGTCTCCCGACAACCCGTTATTCCGGAGCGGCGCGCTCGATATTATCGGATTTAATTATCATCACGATGAATATCCGGACTTTCCGAAAAAGTTTCCCGGACAAAAATTCATTGCAACCGAAACTAATTCGGCTTTGGCTACACGCGGTCATTACGATATGCCGTCAGACAGCGTCAGGATATGGCCGGAAAGGTGGGATAAACCCTTTCGCGACGGCAATCCGGATAATACCTGTTCGGCGTACGACAATTGCA comes from Melioribacter roseus P3M-2 and encodes:
- the galB gene encoding beta-galactosidase GalB; the encoded protein is MKLGIVKFFIVLSFMAGAISAQSLEIRQVENFCEDWKFHLGDITNGNDPALNDSEWRALNLPHDWSIEGKFDENNPATVGGGALPGGVGWYRKKFSVPSSYSGKRVFVEFDGIYMNSQVWINGVYLGNRPNGYISFRYELTGYLKYGEKNLLAVKVDNSKQPNSRWYSGSGIYRNARLIVTNPVYVDQWGTYITTPLVSDSVSEINLEISLRNSNEKDALVNVKTVIYDPDMKQIAALESKTEILAGGNKKVVQKLKVEKPMLWSIDNPYLYKAYTAIYENGTALDDYITPFGIRTINFDAEKGFFLNGEYIKIKGVCNHHDLGALGAAVNKRAIERQLEILKRMGVNAIRTSHNPPAPELLDLCDKMGFLVMDEAFDIWKKKKSEYDYALYWDAWHKKDLEDMILRDRNHPSIILWSIGNEVLEQWDQEDSLGIKITQELASIVKKLDTTRPITAACNGTSPDNPLFRSGALDIIGFNYHHDEYPDFPKKFPGQKFIATETNSALATRGHYDMPSDSVRIWPERWDKPFRDGNPDNTCSAYDNCRTPWGSTHLDTWKIVKKYDFVSGMFIWTGFDYLGEPTPYGWPSRSSYFGVIDLAGFPKDAYYFYQSEWTDDKMLHLFPHWNWNEGKPVDVWSFTNLSEVELFLNGKSMGKKIKSDDGMRLIWPLKFEKGALKAIGMSPGAALVKKNYTAGEPYKLRLEADRNVIRADGNDLSFVTVKVLDKKGNLIPDADYTVKFEIEGPGKIVGVDNGLQTSHEPFKANYRKTFNGMCLVIVQSDKNYGKIELKAVAENLIPSEMIIYTK